The genomic stretch TCAGGATGGTAGTTCCCACCATAAGCGTGGAGAGGGCGTGCACATCGGGGGTGATGCCGGTTTTGACCTTGCCGTAGATGTATAGCGGGAGGGTGGTGGATCCCGAACCGGAGGTAAAAAACGTCACCACAAAATCGTCCAGAGAGAGGCTGAACGCCAGCAGGGCCCCCGAGACCACCCCTGGCGAGATCAGGGGCAGCGTGATCTCGAAAAAGGTGCGCCAGCCGGTCGCCCCCAGATCGCGGGCGGCCTCCTCCAGGGCCGGGTCTAAAAGCATCAGCCGGGCTCGCACCACCAGCGTCACGTAGGCCACCTGGAAGCTCACATGGGCCAGGATGATGGTGAGCAGGGAGAGCCGGGGCCAGCCGATGACCTCACGGAGGGTATTGAACAGCAGCAGCAGCGAGATCCCCATCACCACGTCGGGGACCACCACCGGCACATAGAGCAGGTAGCGCAAAAAGCGTTTGAGACGAAACTCGTAACGCACCAGCCCGACGGCCAGCAAGGTCCCGATCACCGTGGAGACTGCGGTTGAGACCACCGCTACGATGAGGGTGTTGGTGAGATACTCGAGCACCCGCTCATTAGCAAAGAGCCGGGTGTACCAATCTAGGGTAAATCCAGTCCAGCTCACCCCGAAACGGCTTCGGTTAAACGACAACAGCGCAATTACCAAAATCGGCAAGTATAAAAAGGCGAAGATCGCCCACGAGTAGACGGCCAGGAGTCGCTTCATGGTTGGTTTCGCCTCTGCTCTAGCCCAGACGTCTTGCCTTGCACGCAAGCGAACCCGGCGTATGACCCGTACGACTTGCTCATACCAGTTCGTCCAATCCCCTCTCGCCTTGAGAGCGGGCGTAAAGCCACAGCCCCAGCAGCACCAAGCCCATCAAGATCATGCTCGCGGCTGCGCCAAAAGCCCAGTTTTGTGCTGCGCCGAACTGTTGCTGGATGAGGTTGCCGATCAAGATGACCTTCCCTCCGCCCAGGAGGTCAGCGATCACGAAGGTGCCCACCGCCGGGATGAAGGTGAGCAAAAACCCGGCCAACAGCCCCGGCAGGGTTTGAGGAAAGACGGCTTCCCAGAACCCCCGCACCGGACCTGCTCCCAAGTCGTAGGCGGCCTCGAGCTGGCTCCACTCGATCCGCTCCACCGCTGCATAAAGGGGCAGTACGAAGAAGGGCAGATAGGTGTATACGGTGGCCATATACACGGCGAAGTCGGAGGGGAAAAGCTCTGCTGGCGGGAAGCCGAATGCGGTAATCACCGCATTTACCACCCCTTCTCGCTGCAAGAGCACGATCCAGGCGTACACCCGGATCAAGAAGTTGGTGAAAAAGGGAATCACCACCAGCAAAAGCAGGATTTGCTTGTAACGGTGGCGGGCGATGTAGAAAGCCAGCGGGTACCCCAGCAGCACCGTGAGCGCGGTGGCCCAAAAGCCAATCCAGAGGCTGCGGCCCAGGATTTCCCAGAAGACGGGCTCGCTGAAGAAGCGGGTGTAGTTGTGTAGCCCGAAGGGCGGGGTGAGCTGGCCGAAATTTCCCCGGCTCATCAGCGAGGCGATCAGGACCAGCCCCGAAGGGACGAACACAAAGGCCAAAAGCCAAAAAGCCCCTGGCCCCACCGTCACCCAAAGGCCTGCGCGGGCCCGCCGGGAGGAGCCGGCCTGCTTCATGGTCCCTCCGCTCTGTCCACCGCTCCTGCGGAAGGCTCGTCAGCCGCGGCGGCTTGGCTCACTACTACCAGTTTTTCCGGGGTCATCGCCACCCAGACCATCTCGTCGTAGTTGAACTCATCATGGCCGGGCTCGAGGATATCCTGGTTGAGGGTATCGGCCAGCAAGGTCATCCCTCCGGCCTTGAGCAGATACTGATTCTCCGAGCCGGTGTAGATGATGTCGTCCACCCGGGCTTGGAAGACGTTGGGTAGGTTGGGTCGCTCGCGGAAGAGCCGGATCTTCTCCGGGCGGATGGAAAGCAGCACCTCCTGCCCCGGCGTGAGGGCGTCCTCCTCGTCTAGCACGAGTTCCCCCAGCGGGGTACGGACCCGGCGGGGCTCGAGCGCGGTGGCGGGAATCAGGTTAGAGTCGCCTAAAAACCTGGCCACAAAAGGGGTTCTGGGCAACTCGTAGACGTCTTCGGCGGGGCCTACCTGCTCGATCTTGCCCCGGTTCATCACCGCGATTCGGTCAGACATCACCAGGGCTTCTTCCTGATCGTGGGTGACGAAGATAAAAGTGATGCCCAGCCGTTCTTGCAGGTTCATTAACTCTACCCGCAGCTCCTGTCGTAGCTTGAGGTCGAGGGCGGAGAGCGGCTCGTCCAGCAGGAGCACCTCGGGCTCGTTCACCAGCGCCCGGGCCAGCGCCACCCGCTGCTTTTGCCCGCCAGAGAGTTGGTGGGGGCGGCGGCTCTCGAGGCCTTGCATGTTCACCAGCTCTAAAGCCCAACTGACCCGCCTGACGATCTCCTCCTTGGGGGTGCGCTTCATCCGGAGCCCAAAGGCGATGTTTTGCGCGACGGTGAGGTGAGGAAATAGGGCATAATTCTGAAAAACCGTGTTGACCGGGCGGCGGTAAGGAGGAACCCCTCGCATGTCCTGGCCCGCGATCAGGATGCGCCCCTCATCGGGTTCGTCGAAACCGGCGATCATCCTGAGCAGGGTGGTCTTGCCACAGCCAGAAGGCCCCAGCAGGCTAAAGAACTCCCCGTTGCGGATTTCCAGGTCTACCCCCGCCACCGCTACGGTATCGCCGAAGCACTTGCCGATGCCCTCGAGGCGAACCGCAACCCCATCTGCCAACTTTCGTTCCCGGCGTCCCCGAAACAGGGCTTGCTCCACGGCACGAGTGTACGGTCAGACCCCCCTGGGGGCAAGTAGCTGGCTTAATGCCTTTCAGGCTCGGGGTTGCAAGGGGCTCGCCGATTTTCACAGAACTCTTTTCGTGGCTCAGCCCGCAAGGGCTAGCGGGAATGCCCCGATGCCAGGGAAGCGGTTGCTTTGCTCAAGACGCCTCTTTCGCCGCGAAGCGGGGTAGCGCAAACACGTCTTAAAGCCGCTCGCAGAGCGGTGCGACCGCTCGGTGTTCGCCTAACGGCGAAGCAGCCGGCTCCACCCGTAGCCAGCCGCCCCTCCCACCTGCAGCGGCGCTTCCACCAGGCCAAAGCCCTGTACCGCTTCCCCCGGGTCAAGGCCGAACTGAGCCCCTCCACAAGCCCCATGCCCGAGCCCTGGAGGGGCTTTACCCCGTAGGGGAGGAGCGAGAGGCGGGCTATGAACTCCTCACCGCCTTGGGTGTGGATGCGGCGGGGCATCTGGCGGTGGGATACGCCCATCTGTTGGCCTACGGGGAGAAGGGTTTCCTAAGCCTGCCGAAGGAGGTGGAGCGGGCCATAGAGGAGGCGATGGGCGCCGGCGGGTGTGGGTGGCGGACCGGGGCTTTGACGACCGCAAGGTGTTCCGTCAGGTGCTTTCGTTGGGGGCGGCTTTTGTGGTGCGCGGGGTTGCGGGCGCTGGGGGCCTCTTTGCCCCTTCCCTTCCGTGGGGGGTGGGAGATGAAGGTAGGGGGCCGTACCGGTGAGTGGAGCTCCGCTTTGGGTGGAGGGAGGTAGCGGTGGAGGGGCAGCGGCTCTCCTCTACGGTCAGCCGGGTACCGGCGCTGGGGAGGCGGGGTTCGTGGTGGCTTTTGACCAGCCTGCCGGTGGGGCCTTTCAAGGGTTTTTGCTGGAGCTTGGGGGCAAGCTAGGGCTTGTCGGCGAAAGGGGGGGCTTTCGCTTGCTAAACCGCCAGGTAACCCAGGAGCATCTGGAACGCGCGGAAGCGGGAAAAGTTGCTTTGTGAAGCAAACTCTCTGAGGGGTTGTGGGGAATTTAATGAATTGAGGGGGTTAGATCGCGGCTGAAGCCGGTAAAGCTCGGTCCACTTCAACTTTTCGCCGCCGTAGTGGGCTGGTAAGGCTGGCCGCCTACTGGATCACACCTGCCGGTCAACACCAACACCGCTTGAGGAGGGGGAGGGATGGGCTTATCCCAAACCCCTTTGGCCTAGGTGGATGGTGGAGATTTGGGCGTGGTGGGAGGTTGCTCGCCGATCACGGCGGGCGGGTTTTCCTCATCCTGCGGGTTAGAATGGGCGCATGCCGTACCCAAGATCAGCCGCATATCCAGCCCAACAGCGCCGCCGGAGCGGATTTCCCCGGCGAAGGTCGGTGGGGTGTTGGGCCTGGTTTTTATTGTTGGGCGCTGCTTTCGGACAGAGCCTGAACCTCCCCGCCGAAGCCCGCGTGGGGCAGGGGCTCGAGGTCGTCGCCCAGGGCTTTCCCCCCGGGGCTTACACCCTGGAAATTCGCGGGCCAAACGGCCTTCAGCAGGTCAACGTCCAGGCCCAGCAGGGGGGGTTCAAGAGCCGCTTTATCCCGGGAGTACCGGGAGAGTACCGGGTTCAAGTCAGCGTCAGTGGCCGCCTCATCGAGGCGCAAACCCGGGTGCTGGCCCTATCCCAGACCCCGCAAAGCTCGCCCGCTGCGCCGATTGCCCCGCCAGTGCTGAAGGCCGACGGGTTGGCGGTGGGGGACTGGCATCTGCCGCTAAAAGGCCAGTGGTCTCAGCCCAAGGTGATGGGAACCCGGGCCTTTATCTACCAAGGGCCCTTGGTGTTGGAGCTCGACCTGACCCGCCCGGCGGTGGTGGCTCACTACTATCCCCCCGCCGAGGTGCGGGTGCTCGAGACCGACCCCGAACCGGCGGTGCAGCTGGCCAACGGCCTGAGGCTGCCGCTTGCCCAGTTGGGTGGGCGGCCCTACGAGGGCTCCTGGGACAGCCTGGCGGTGATCCGCGACTACCGCGAGCACCTCAAAGCTCAGGGCGCCCAAGCCCTGGACTTGGCCCTGAACGCTCCTCGGCCCTACTGGGCTTATTTCGCCACCCCCCCCGAGGAGATCACCCCCGCCGACCTCGAGGCCATCGGCAAGGACCTGCTCTCCCGGGGGCATCGGCCCGAGCTGCGTTGGGGCGGCCCCGGCCTCATGCGCTGGCTTACGCCCTGGACGGCCCAAGTCTTTGCCGCCCGGCGTCAGGGGCTCGAGGCCAGCCTGGCCTGGTCGGAGTTCTTCCTCAAGTACATGCCGCAGTTTCCCGGTTCGAGGCGGCTTTTCGCCGAGCAAGCCGACTGGCTCGAGGCCCAGGGGCGTCCCGACCTGGCTGAGCGCTATCGGGTAGTGCTGCGGCAACTGGAGGCTTGGTCGGTGCCGTTCTCGGTGGCCACCGCCAAAGCCTGGGCGTGGATGGCGGTGATTCTCTACGCGATCCTAGCGGTGTACCTGACCTTGATCTACCTGCCCAACCAAACCCGCGACCTAAGGGGTCAGGGTGGGTGGCTGTTGTCCTGGCTGCGCAATCCCCTGCTGCGGCTGCGCCACACCGTGTTGGCCTATGCTTCCTTCGGAGAGCGGTTGCTGTTCGTGCTGCTTTTCGCCTTGGCGGGAGGAAGCTTGCTGCTCGCCGGGCTGGCCTCGAGGGTGGAGCAGGTATACACCCAAGACGCTCTCTCCCGGGGCACGCTGCGCTCCCAGGCGGCCCAGGAGGCCCTGCGGGCCCTGTCCACCAGCGCTACCTCGATGGTGGACGCCCTGCTCGGCTACAGCCTCAAGACCGATAATCCTGAACAAGCACGGCGCTTGTTGGAAAAGGCCCCATCCTGGGCCTTCGTGTTGGTGAACCGGGGGGAGCCGCAAGACCTTAAACGCGCCTACCAGATTGCCCCCGGTTATGTTCCGGCCCGCGAAGCGTTAGGGCTTGGGGGGGATTTTTGGACCGACGTCTACCGCGCGGCGGGTGTACCCCGGGAGGGGGTACCCACCCCCCGCCTCGTCTGGATTGCCCTTTTGCAATCTTCGGCTCAGGCCTTGCAGCATGACTTCTTGCATACCTGGACAGCCTTGCCATTGTGGGACCGGGAGTGGATGGCTTGGGGGAGTGCGATGCTTTTTCTGCTGGTAATGCTCTACCACCTCTTGAGCTTCCTCATCCCTCGCCCGCGCAACGCCCCTGCCCACCGCGGTTGGAAGCGGTGGGTGCAGCTCGTTTTTCCCGGGTCGCCCTGGTACGGTCACGGCTGGGGGGTGCTCATCCTGGTGGGGGTGGCGCTGGGAGCCTGGTCCTGGTATCAGGGGGATGGGCGCGGGATGTACGGGTTCATTGCTGCGCTGGTAATCCACCTTGTATCCTGGGCCTTGCGCTACGGAAGGAGAAGCACGACATGATCATGCCCCCCATCCCTACCCCCTTTGACGCCCAGGGCCGGCTCGACGCGGAGGCTTTCCGCGAGCTGGCGCAGGCCCTCGAGCCCCACGTGGACGGTATCCTCTTCTATGGCTCTAACGGTGAGGGGGTCCACCTGACCCCTACTGAACGCATTCGCGGGCTCGAGGTTCAGCAACCCCAAAAACCTCCTCTGGTTGGGCTGATGGAGGAGACCATCCCTCAGGCCCTCGAGGCCTTACAGCAGGCCCAGATCGTGGGGGCCAAGAGGGTCTTGGTCACCCCGCCCCGCTACTATGCCGCCAACACCGGAAATGAAGGCTTGCTGCGCTACTTTACTGCCCTGGCCGACGCGGGCGGCCCGGAGGTCTGGCTCTACCACGTTCCGCAGAACACCAAGGCTGATTTGCCCCTGTTCGTGGTCGCGGAGGCTGCCCGGCATCCCCGCATCACCGGCCTCAAGGACTCGAGCGGGGAGATGGCCCGGTTGGCCTTTTACCAAGCCAACCGGCTCGAGCTTTCGGTTTACACCGGCCACGCCCCTACCTTCGCCG from Meiothermus sp. Pnk-1 encodes the following:
- a CDS encoding ABC transporter permease, encoding MKRLLAVYSWAIFAFLYLPILVIALLSFNRSRFGVSWTGFTLDWYTRLFANERVLEYLTNTLIVAVVSTAVSTVIGTLLAVGLVRYEFRLKRFLRYLLYVPVVVPDVVMGISLLLLFNTLREVIGWPRLSLLTIILAHVSFQVAYVTLVVRARLMLLDPALEEAARDLGATGWRTFFEITLPLISPGVVSGALLAFSLSLDDFVVTFFTSGSGSTTLPLYIYGKVKTGITPDVHALSTLMVGTTILILLLGLLFWRKGGTR
- a CDS encoding ABC transporter permease codes for the protein MKQAGSSRRARAGLWVTVGPGAFWLLAFVFVPSGLVLIASLMSRGNFGQLTPPFGLHNYTRFFSEPVFWEILGRSLWIGFWATALTVLLGYPLAFYIARHRYKQILLLLVVIPFFTNFLIRVYAWIVLLQREGVVNAVITAFGFPPAELFPSDFAVYMATVYTYLPFFVLPLYAAVERIEWSQLEAAYDLGAGPVRGFWEAVFPQTLPGLLAGFLLTFIPAVGTFVIADLLGGGKVILIGNLIQQQFGAAQNWAFGAAASMILMGLVLLGLWLYARSQGERGLDELV
- a CDS encoding ABC transporter ATP-binding protein is translated as MEQALFRGRRERKLADGVAVRLEGIGKCFGDTVAVAGVDLEIRNGEFFSLLGPSGCGKTTLLRMIAGFDEPDEGRILIAGQDMRGVPPYRRPVNTVFQNYALFPHLTVAQNIAFGLRMKRTPKEEIVRRVSWALELVNMQGLESRRPHQLSGGQKQRVALARALVNEPEVLLLDEPLSALDLKLRQELRVELMNLQERLGITFIFVTHDQEEALVMSDRIAVMNRGKIEQVGPAEDVYELPRTPFVARFLGDSNLIPATALEPRRVRTPLGELVLDEEDALTPGQEVLLSIRPEKIRLFRERPNLPNVFQARVDDIIYTGSENQYLLKAGGMTLLADTLNQDILEPGHDEFNYDEMVWVAMTPEKLVVVSQAAAADEPSAGAVDRAEGP
- a CDS encoding dihydrodipicolinate synthase family protein — encoded protein: MIMPPIPTPFDAQGRLDAEAFRELAQALEPHVDGILFYGSNGEGVHLTPTERIRGLEVQQPQKPPLVGLMEETIPQALEALQQAQIVGAKRVLVTPPRYYAANTGNEGLLRYFTALADAGGPEVWLYHVPQNTKADLPLFVVAEAARHPRITGLKDSSGEMARLAFYQANRLELSVYTGHAPTFAAALALGAKGGILAAANLAPKAYKALLAAWQRGDVAEAQRLQARLEPFGRVLGQGGFVLLKQAMRYLGLPAGYPRPPYPQESPHWQAFRPILEDLRAEGWLVG